GATTATAAAAGTTTATCAAATGCCGGAACTTGGTTTATCGGCAGACTTCAAACAGAGCGAGATAGAATGCGTGTTTTGGACGGATTAGAAGGTGCAACTTTGGAAGGTGGAAGTAAATTTGATAGAAATGAAATTGATAAACTTCTCTCAAGTTTGGATAATAGAATTTTCCTTTTACATAATGTTCATGAACCTCATCCAGTTGTGTTTAATACACGTTGGGTAATGTCATATTTACGGGGACCGTTAACGAGAAATCAAATTAAGGAATTAAAAAATCCAAACTCCTCTGAATCCGAAAATTTAAATACTTCAATAAATTTAAATTCAAATAAAATTTCTGTAAATCCATTGCCAAAAGAAGTAAAACCAATTTATTTAAAAAGAGAAATTACCGAAACTGAAATTTCTAAAACTGTTTATCAGCCGTATTTATTTGCTCAAGCAGATGTTAATTTCCTTGATAAAACAAAAGGTATAGATTATAAAAAAACCTCAAGTTTTATTGTTCCAATTACCAGTGATGTAATTTCAGTAAAATGGCATGATGGTTACGAAATTAAAATAGATGAAAATATTTTAACAAAAGAAGCAAAAGATAATATTTCATATTCTGAACTCCCAAACTCAGCTAAAAACATTAAAAATTTTCCAACATGGCAAAAATTCTTTGAAGATTATTTAACAACTGATTACTCACTTGAACTTTTTTACAGTCCAAATTTTAAGCAAACTTCAAATCCACTTGAAAGTGATAGAGATTTTAAAATTAGATTAACTCAAATTACTAGAGAAAAACGTGATACGGAAATCGGAATAATTAAAGATAAATTTGCAAGAAAAATTCAAACTCTTGAAACAAAAATTCGCAGAGCACAAGAAAAAATTGATAGAGAAAAGTCACAATCAACGCAAGTAAAATTGCAGACAGCAATTTCTGTTGGTTCAACAATTTTAGGTGCATTATTTGGTAAAAAAGCAATAAGCACTTCCACAATTAGTAAAGCTGGAACTGCAATGAAATCTGCCGGAAAAGCAATGAAAGAAACCGGAGATATAAACCGTGCACAAGAAGAAATGGAATTATTAAATCAAGAAATGGTGGATTTGCAAGATAAACTTCAAGAAGAATTACATATTCTTCATGATAAATTTGATTTATCGATCGAACAATTAGAAACAATTAAAATTCGACCCAAAAAAGCAAATATTTCAGTAAAACTTTTTAATTTTATTTGGATTCCAATTGGAAATGAAATATTAAAAGATATTCAAGAAATTGAATTTATATAAATATTAGATTTGGTAATAATCTTTAGAGTTATATATATTTAGGTGATTTAAATCACACAAAAGGGGGATTTACTTATCACAAATTATGGAGAAACTATGAAGAAAATTCTTTTAATAACACTTGTGTTTACTATTTCGGTTTTTGCTGAAGATACAAAAAAAGATAGTATTGCACAAAAAACTTGGCTCCCGATTGGTGTTGCCGGATTAAATATCAGTCAAATTGCTTTGGATAATTGGACACAAGGCGGTGAAGACGCTTTAGCATTTACACTTTATGGCAATTTTGGTTTAGATTATTTTGATAAACCATGGTCATTCACAAATAAACTAAAATTAGCTTTTGGTAAAACCAAATTAGGCTCGGAAGATTATAAAACTACTGATAATGAAATTTTTCTTGAAGATCTTTTAACTTATAGTGCCGGATGGTTTGCAGATCCATATTTTGCAAATACATTTAGAACCGTTTTAGCAAATGGTTATGATTATAGTGGAGATTCTCCCATTCAAACTGCAGCATTTTTTGATCCGGGTTATTTGATGCAGTCAATCGGTATGGCATATAAAATTTCGGATAATTTTACAACACGTTTGGGTTTTGGATTTCAAGAAACATTCACAAGCAAATTTACTGGATATTCTGATGATGTTGAAACTTTAGACGAAGTTGAAAAATTCAAATTTGAAACTGGTATTGAATCAGTAACTTCTGCAAATTTTAAGCTTGATGATAATTTATTTTACACCGGCGAATTAAGATTATTTAGTGCTTTTAATGAGCTTGACGTTTGGGATGTAAGATTTGATAATATTATTACTGCCCAAATTAGCAAATTAGTTAATGTTAATTTTAATGTACTTCTTATTTATGATGAAGATCAAATTAAGAAAACACAAATGAAAGAAGCTTTACAAATTGGAATTGCATACGCATTATTTTAATCAATTAAAAAGAAAGGAGTAAAACCATGAGTATGATGAAAGAATTTAAAGAATTTGCCATGAAAGGTAATGTTATTGACATGGCAGTTGGTATTGTAATAGGCGGTGCTTTTGGTAAAATTATAAATTCATTAGTTCAAGATGTAATTATGCCTCCAATAGGAGTTTTATTAGGTGGAGTAGATTTTTCCAAAATGGGAATTGTAGTAAAAGCAGCTACAGAAACTACTGAAGCTGTTATTTTAAAATACGGTTCTTTTATTAATACAATAGTTGAATTTTTAATTATTGCGTTTGCAATTTTCATGGTTGTTAAAGCAATGAATTCGCTGAAGAAAAAAGAAGAAGCTGTTCCTGCTGCACCTCCGGCTCCAACAAAAGAAGAAACTCTCTTAACGGAAATTAGGGATCTTCTAAAAAATAAATAAAAAGGTAACCCAAATGCATAAGAAAATATTCTATTTAATTTTGTGTAATCTCGTTTTATTTTCATTTACAAATAATTTTGCACAATTAAATGATTATCCATATAAAATTGGAATTCATGCATCTGGTTTATTACCCGAAACAGATTTTAAAAATGATGATCTGAAATTATCTTTTCTCGGCAGAGCTTTTCTTCGTTTCAAAATTATTGATTTATTTGATATTGAAGCAGGTGCTGGTTATGCAAGACTTGCTGGAGAAGATACCAAAAATAATTATTGGGAAACTACACTAATTCCAGCGGACTTGAGATTGATCTTAAGTCCGTTTAATTCTAAATCAGTTAATCCATATCTTTATGGCGGAATTGGTTACGCAAAATGGAATGTTGAAGATAAGCCAAGCGAAGTAATTGGCTCAACAAAAGAAGATGGTGCAGATTTATATTCTCCAATTGGGCTTGGAATTGAAATGAAGTTATCAAATTCCATTTTGCTTGATCTTTCCGGAGGATATAACCAAATATTTTCTGATTATGTAAATTATGTAAAAGGCGGCGATTTTAATGACGGATTTTGGAATCTAGGAATTGGATTAATTTTTACTGGTGAAGGGGGAACTTCAGATTCCGATTTAGATGGATTAACTAAAGATCAAGAAATTGAATTGGGTACAAATCCGGATAATTCAGATTCAGATAATGATGGTTTAACTGACGGATTGGAAATCAATCAATACAAAACTGATCCGTTAAACTCAGATAGTGATGGTGATGGTTTAACAGATAATGATGAAATTAAAAATTATACGACAAATCCAAATTTAATTGATACTGATAAAGATGAAATAACAGACGGTGATGAAGTTTATCAAACTCAAACTGATCCGCTAAGAGAAGATTCTGACATTGATGGAATAAAAGACAAAATTGAATTAGAGGAATTTAAAATTGATCCAAACAATTCAGATTCAGATAAAGATGGATTAAAAGACGGAGACGAAATTCATAAATACAAAACTGATCCGGCAAAACAAGATACAGATGGAGACGGCATTTCTGATGGTGATGAAATTTTTAAGTTTAACACAAATCCTTCAAAATCTGATACAGACGGTGGAACTGTAAATGATAAAATTGAAATTGATAGAAAAACAAATCCTTTAAATCCAGAAGATGATGTAATTCTCAGCATTGAAACTCCAGTAATTTTAGAAGGTGTAACCTTTGAGGCTGGAAGTTCAGAACTTACTCCCGAAAGTGAAAAAATGTTATCACGAGTTTTAAATACGTTAAATATTTATCCTAAAATTAAAGTTGAAATTCGCGGATATACCGATAATGTTGGAAACGCACTTAAAAATCTAAAACTCTCACAGCAAAGAGCTAATTCAGTACGTTATTGGCTTATAAATAAAGGAGTTCCTCAAGAAAGAGTAACAGCTAAAGGATTTGGAAAAGAAAATCCGATAGCAGATAATTCTACTCCGGAAGGTAAGAGATTAAACAGAAGAATTGAATTTGTGAAAATTGATTAAGAATAATTATAAATAAAATAAAAAATATTTTTTAATGCCGAATTTATTTCGGCATTTTTTTCTCATCTCAATAATTAATAAAAATTCAAGCAAATCCGATTATATAATATGTGTCGAAAAATATTATATATATTAATTTTATTATCAAACATAAATTTTGCCCAATTAAATAATTATTCCATAAAATACGGAATAAATGGCAATTTACTTTTTCCAGATTCCGAATTTAAAAATGAAGTTTATGTTCTTTCGTTAATGGGAAAAGGTTTTGTAAAGTACGAACTAAATCAGAATTGGGAAAGCGAAGTTGCAATAGGATTTGGAAACCTTTCCAGTGTTGATTTCACAAAAGAAAAATGGGAGACAATATTAATTCCATTGGAATTTAAAATTAATTTCAGCCCTTTTACATCACAAATTTATAGCCCATATTTATTTACCGGATTAGGTTTACTTCGGTGGCAAGTAACAAATTTACCAAGTGGCGAATTTGAAAAAAAAAGTGGTTGGGATTTGCAAATTCCAATCGGCGGCGGAATTGAACTTGCTATAAATAGTAATTTGATTATTGATTTTTCCGCAAGTTATAATTTTACATCAACAGATTATTTAAATAATTATACAAATAAAAAATATAATGATGGATTCTATACTTTTGGAATTGGCTTTACATTTGTGGAAGGAGGAAATTTAAATGATCTTGATAATGATGGAATAATTACAAAACTAGAAGAAGAGATAGGAACAAATCCAAATAAATTTGATAGCGATGAAGATGGATTATCTGATGGAGATGAAATAAATTTGTATTCAACAAATCCAAATAGTTTTGATTCAGATAACGATAAATTAACTGATTTTGAAGAAGTAAAAAGTTTTTTTACTGATCCAAATTCTAAAGATTCTGATGGAGATGACATTTTAGATTTTGATGAAATTGATCTTTACTCCACAAATCCTAATTTGAAAGATTCTGATAAAGATGGATTAGGCGACAGCTACGAAGTTTTTAAATATCTAACAAATCCAACTTTGATTGATACTGATATTGATGAGCTTGATGATAAAAAGGAAATTTTTGAGACGAAAACAAATCCGAATAAATTTGATACAGATGA
The nucleotide sequence above comes from Ignavibacteriota bacterium. Encoded proteins:
- a CDS encoding DUF3078 domain-containing protein, with the translated sequence MKKILLITLVFTISVFAEDTKKDSIAQKTWLPIGVAGLNISQIALDNWTQGGEDALAFTLYGNFGLDYFDKPWSFTNKLKLAFGKTKLGSEDYKTTDNEIFLEDLLTYSAGWFADPYFANTFRTVLANGYDYSGDSPIQTAAFFDPGYLMQSIGMAYKISDNFTTRLGFGFQETFTSKFTGYSDDVETLDEVEKFKFETGIESVTSANFKLDDNLFYTGELRLFSAFNELDVWDVRFDNIITAQISKLVNVNFNVLLIYDEDQIKKTQMKEALQIGIAYALF
- a CDS encoding OmpA family protein; protein product: MCRKILYILILLSNINFAQLNNYSIKYGINGNLLFPDSEFKNEVYVLSLMGKGFVKYELNQNWESEVAIGFGNLSSVDFTKEKWETILIPLEFKINFSPFTSQIYSPYLFTGLGLLRWQVTNLPSGEFEKKSGWDLQIPIGGGIELAINSNLIIDFSASYNFTSTDYLNNYTNKKYNDGFYTFGIGFTFVEGGNLNDLDNDGIITKLEEEIGTNPNKFDSDEDGLSDGDEINLYSTNPNSFDSDNDKLTDFEEVKSFFTDPNSKDSDGDDILDFDEIDLYSTNPNLKDSDKDGLGDSYEVFKYLTNPTLIDTDIDELDDKKEIFETKTNPNKFDTDEDGVSDGIEINILKTNPLVKDNHQNYLQSLQSKIVDLNSSLEILNSEKPVILQGVQFLLGSAEINSTSEIILNQVLKILNDNPELKIEIRGYTDNIGESNYNLKLSQVRAEKVKNWFTENGIDSGRIITKGLGEENPIGDNNTFEGQELNRRIEIIKIK
- the mscL gene encoding large-conductance mechanosensitive channel protein MscL, with translation MMKEFKEFAMKGNVIDMAVGIVIGGAFGKIINSLVQDVIMPPIGVLLGGVDFSKMGIVVKAATETTEAVILKYGSFINTIVEFLIIAFAIFMVVKAMNSLKKKEEAVPAAPPAPTKEETLLTEIRDLLKNK
- a CDS encoding OmpA family protein; the encoded protein is MHKKIFYLILCNLVLFSFTNNFAQLNDYPYKIGIHASGLLPETDFKNDDLKLSFLGRAFLRFKIIDLFDIEAGAGYARLAGEDTKNNYWETTLIPADLRLILSPFNSKSVNPYLYGGIGYAKWNVEDKPSEVIGSTKEDGADLYSPIGLGIEMKLSNSILLDLSGGYNQIFSDYVNYVKGGDFNDGFWNLGIGLIFTGEGGTSDSDLDGLTKDQEIELGTNPDNSDSDNDGLTDGLEINQYKTDPLNSDSDGDGLTDNDEIKNYTTNPNLIDTDKDEITDGDEVYQTQTDPLREDSDIDGIKDKIELEEFKIDPNNSDSDKDGLKDGDEIHKYKTDPAKQDTDGDGISDGDEIFKFNTNPSKSDTDGGTVNDKIEIDRKTNPLNPEDDVILSIETPVILEGVTFEAGSSELTPESEKMLSRVLNTLNIYPKIKVEIRGYTDNVGNALKNLKLSQQRANSVRYWLINKGVPQERVTAKGFGKENPIADNSTPEGKRLNRRIEFVKID
- a CDS encoding DUF87 domain-containing protein, which encodes MADFEKLGAFYLGKIFDPTSNTLKDDLVLYDSKDLTTHAVCVGMTGSGKTGLCISLLEEAAIDNIPALVVDPKGDITNLLLTFPNLEGKDFLPWINKSDAERKGVSPEEFADSQAQLWKNGLQQWGQDGNRIKMLRENSDFIIYTPGSTAGMPISILDSFKSPSDEIIDDGDLFGDKISATTASLLGLLGIDADPLKSKEHILLSNIIQFHWTNKKDLDLATIIQNVQTPPFTKIGVFDIESFYPEKERFELAMQLNNILSAPGFQTWLTGEPLDIDKLLYSNSGKPKTSIFYTAHLSDSERMFFTSLLLNQLIGWVRTQSGTTSLRALLYVDEIFGYLPPVSNPPTKKPFLTLLKQARAFGVGLVLATQNPVDLDYKSLSNAGTWFIGRLQTERDRMRVLDGLEGATLEGGSKFDRNEIDKLLSSLDNRIFLLHNVHEPHPVVFNTRWVMSYLRGPLTRNQIKELKNPNSSESENLNTSINLNSNKISVNPLPKEVKPIYLKREITETEISKTVYQPYLFAQADVNFLDKTKGIDYKKTSSFIVPITSDVISVKWHDGYEIKIDENILTKEAKDNISYSELPNSAKNIKNFPTWQKFFEDYLTTDYSLELFYSPNFKQTSNPLESDRDFKIRLTQITREKRDTEIGIIKDKFARKIQTLETKIRRAQEKIDREKSQSTQVKLQTAISVGSTILGALFGKKAISTSTISKAGTAMKSAGKAMKETGDINRAQEEMELLNQEMVDLQDKLQEELHILHDKFDLSIEQLETIKIRPKKANISVKLFNFIWIPIGNEILKDIQEIEFI